From the Terriglobia bacterium genome, one window contains:
- the rpsL gene encoding 30S ribosomal protein S12, which yields MPTFNQLVRKGRTAPNYKTASPALQSCPQKRGVCTRVYTQTPKKPNSALRKVARVRLTNGIEVTTYIPGVGHNLQEHSIVLIRGGRVKDLPGVRYHVIRGTLDAVGVANRKQGRSKYGAKRPKA from the coding sequence GTGCCTACGTTTAATCAGTTGGTGCGCAAGGGGCGTACTGCCCCGAATTACAAGACGGCCAGTCCGGCCCTGCAGTCCTGCCCGCAGAAGCGCGGCGTCTGCACCCGCGTCTATACCCAGACGCCGAAAAAGCCGAACTCCGCCCTGCGCAAGGTCGCCCGCGTCCGTTTGACCAACGGCATCGAGGTGACCACGTACATTCCCGGCGTCGGCCACAACCTGCAGGAGCACTCCATCGTGCTCATCCGCGGCGGCCGCGTGAAAGACCTTCCGGGCGTGCGTTATCACGTGATTCGCGGCACTCTGGATGCGGTCGGCGTCGCCAACCGCAAGCAGGGCCGCTCCAAGTACGGCGCCAAGAGACCCAAAGCTTAG
- the nusB gene encoding transcription antitermination factor NusB, which translates to MGSRRKSRELLLQMLFQSDMGKQPPEEVRRTFWAERNDMDDEVRDFAEKLFGVAQERAGEIDRIIEQHAVNWRMERMAAVDRNLLRAAVAEFFAMPQTPRPVIINEAIEIARRYSSPESIVFINGVLDSIARGLDKQTP; encoded by the coding sequence ATGGGTTCTCGCCGCAAATCCCGCGAACTGCTGTTGCAGATGCTGTTTCAGTCCGACATGGGCAAGCAGCCTCCCGAGGAGGTCCGCCGCACTTTCTGGGCCGAGCGCAACGACATGGACGACGAGGTCCGCGATTTCGCCGAAAAGCTGTTCGGTGTGGCCCAGGAACGAGCCGGCGAAATTGACCGCATTATCGAGCAGCACGCCGTGAACTGGCGCATGGAGCGGATGGCGGCCGTGGACCGCAACCTGCTGCGCGCCGCGGTGGCGGAATTTTTCGCCATGCCGCAGACGCCCCGGCCGGTGATCATCAATGAGGCAATCGAGATCGCGCGCCGCTACTCCTCCCCTGAGTCCATCGTCTTTATTAACGGCGTGCTAGACTCGATCGCCCGCGGCCTGGATAAACAAACTCCCTAG
- a CDS encoding DUF2621 family protein, protein MTWSDEANEIVAELIGALPAPVRDAVKDNMENRAESLTADEGEDEVSMETAVRAFIEATPGDLRSRLKHTLTYHGIDPEDYEEAFSS, encoded by the coding sequence ATGACCTGGTCCGACGAAGCCAACGAAATTGTTGCCGAACTGATCGGCGCGCTGCCGGCGCCGGTCCGCGACGCTGTCAAAGACAACATGGAAAACCGCGCCGAGTCGCTCACCGCCGATGAGGGCGAGGACGAAGTCTCGATGGAAACCGCGGTGCGCGCTTTCATCGAGGCGACGCCCGGCGATCTCCGCAGCCGCCTCAAGCACACCCTCACCTACCACGGCATCGATCCCGAGGATTACGAGGAAGCGTTCAGCTCGTAG
- a CDS encoding acetyl-CoA C-acetyltransferase, with translation MLKPSDIAIVSGARTPMGRYCGKLRDFTAMELGAVAAKGAIERAQMDPKEFDHAIFGNAQQTSADAMYGARHVALRAGLPIETPALTVNRLCGSGMQAIVTAAQLIQLGEAQRVLAGGMESMSQAPHVIRGARWGLGFGEGKLEDSLMVALLDTWCGLQMANTAELYGEQQGITREMQDELAFQSQQKAAAAQKACRLKEETVPVPLRNRKGEPSGEMFEQDDHLRPETTMEGLAKLKPSFGKNGTVTAGNASGIVDGGAAVVVMSVEEAQKRGKRPLGRIVSWGIAGVEPKFMGRGPVPASRIALEKAGLKLEDMDLIEVNEAFAAQYLGVEKELGLDRSKVNVNGGAIALGHPLGATGTRLVITILHEMRRRNARYGLATACIGGGQGIAMIVENLA, from the coding sequence ATGCTGAAGCCAAGTGATATCGCTATCGTCAGCGGGGCGCGCACCCCGATGGGCCGCTACTGCGGCAAGCTGCGCGACTTTACCGCCATGGAACTGGGCGCGGTGGCCGCCAAGGGCGCGATCGAGCGCGCCCAGATGGACCCCAAGGAATTCGACCACGCCATCTTCGGCAACGCGCAGCAGACTTCGGCCGACGCCATGTACGGCGCGCGCCACGTCGCCCTGCGCGCCGGATTGCCGATTGAAACGCCGGCCTTAACCGTGAACCGCCTGTGCGGGTCGGGCATGCAAGCCATCGTGACCGCGGCGCAATTGATTCAGCTCGGCGAAGCGCAGCGCGTGCTCGCCGGCGGGATGGAGTCCATGTCGCAGGCGCCGCACGTCATCCGCGGCGCGCGCTGGGGCCTCGGTTTCGGCGAAGGCAAGCTGGAAGATTCTCTGATGGTCGCGCTGCTCGACACCTGGTGCGGCCTGCAGATGGCCAACACCGCCGAACTTTACGGAGAGCAGCAGGGCATCACGCGCGAGATGCAGGACGAGCTTGCCTTCCAATCGCAGCAGAAAGCCGCGGCGGCGCAGAAGGCCTGCCGCTTAAAGGAAGAAACCGTCCCGGTTCCGCTAAGGAACCGCAAGGGCGAGCCCTCGGGCGAAATGTTTGAGCAAGACGACCACCTGCGCCCCGAAACGACAATGGAAGGTCTGGCCAAGCTCAAGCCCTCGTTCGGCAAGAACGGAACGGTGACCGCGGGCAATGCCAGCGGTATCGTGGACGGTGGCGCGGCGGTTGTCGTCATGTCGGTTGAAGAAGCGCAGAAGCGCGGCAAGAGACCGCTGGGGCGCATCGTGAGCTGGGGCATTGCGGGCGTGGAGCCGAAGTTTATGGGACGCGGCCCGGTGCCGGCCTCGCGCATTGCGCTCGAAAAAGCCGGCCTGAAGCTCGAAGACATGGACCTGATCGAGGTCAACGAGGCCTTCGCGGCGCAGTACCTCGGCGTAGAAAAAGAACTTGGCCTCGATCGTAGCAAAGTGAACGTGAACGGCGGCGCGATTGCGCTCGGGCATCCGTTGGGCGCCACCGGCACGCGCTTGGTCATCACCATCTTGCACGAAATGCGGCGGCGGAATGCGCGATACGGCTTGGCCACGGCTTGTATCGGCGGCGGTCAGGGAATTGCGATGATTGTGGAGAATTTGGCCTAG
- a CDS encoding 3-hydroxyacyl-CoA dehydrogenase family protein — MDIKKVGVLGCGLMGSGIAQVCATAGFDVTVLEAEQRFLDKGFSGIEKSLAKFAEKGKLKETPDAIRARLKGTLKLQDLADCDLIIEAIIENVEEKKKMYASLDAVVKRDAIFASNTSSISITELAAATKRPDRFIGLHFFNPVPLMQLVEVVRTITTAPEVFETGYAFAQKVGKVPVRTSDKTGFIVNRLLVPYLLDAIRAYEEGVGSITDIDTAMKLGCGYPMGPFTLLDFVGLDTTYYITQVMFDEFKEPRFASPPLLKRLIMAGWYGKKSGKGFYDWSDPAKPVPQDAALQGVATTEKASVAAD, encoded by the coding sequence ATGGACATCAAGAAAGTAGGCGTTCTCGGCTGTGGGCTGATGGGTTCCGGCATTGCCCAGGTGTGCGCCACCGCCGGGTTCGACGTCACCGTGCTCGAGGCCGAGCAGCGCTTCCTCGACAAAGGCTTTTCCGGCATCGAGAAGTCGCTTGCCAAGTTTGCCGAAAAAGGCAAGCTCAAGGAAACGCCCGACGCGATCCGCGCGCGGCTCAAGGGCACGCTCAAGCTTCAGGATCTTGCGGACTGCGACCTGATCATCGAAGCCATCATTGAAAACGTGGAAGAGAAGAAGAAGATGTACGCCTCGCTCGACGCGGTGGTGAAGCGCGACGCCATCTTCGCCAGCAACACTTCTTCCATCTCGATTACCGAGTTGGCGGCGGCCACCAAGCGTCCCGACCGCTTCATCGGCCTGCACTTTTTCAATCCCGTGCCGCTGATGCAATTGGTCGAGGTGGTGCGCACCATCACCACCGCGCCCGAGGTCTTCGAAACCGGATACGCCTTCGCGCAGAAGGTCGGCAAGGTGCCGGTGCGCACCAGCGACAAGACCGGGTTCATCGTCAATCGCCTGCTGGTGCCGTACCTGCTCGACGCCATCCGTGCCTACGAAGAGGGCGTGGGCTCGATCACCGACATTGACACCGCGATGAAGCTCGGCTGCGGCTACCCGATGGGGCCGTTCACGCTGCTGGATTTTGTCGGGCTGGACACCACCTACTACATCACGCAAGTGATGTTCGACGAATTCAAGGAGCCGCGCTTCGCTTCGCCGCCGCTGCTCAAGCGCCTGATCATGGCCGGGTGGTATGGCAAGAAATCCGGCAAAGGCTTCTACGACTGGTCCGATCCCGCGAAGCCCGTGCCGCAGGACGCCGCGCTGCAAGGGGTCGCTACGACGGAGAAGGCAAGCGTCGCGGCAGATTAA
- the rpsG gene encoding 30S ribosomal protein S7, which yields MPRKGHTPKREVAADPIYGSTLVTKFINSMMWGGKKSTAENIFYSSMKKMQEKGGDEALKLFKKAVENAKPVLEVKTRRVGGANYQVPVEVNPDRRTSLAIRWLIGYSRGRAEKGMTDKLSNELLDAANNRGAAIKKKEDVHRMAEANKAFAHYRW from the coding sequence ATGCCAAGAAAAGGACACACTCCGAAGCGTGAAGTTGCCGCCGACCCGATCTACGGTTCGACGCTGGTCACCAAGTTCATCAACTCGATGATGTGGGGCGGCAAGAAGTCCACCGCCGAGAACATCTTCTACTCGTCGATGAAGAAGATGCAGGAGAAGGGCGGCGACGAAGCTTTGAAGCTGTTCAAGAAGGCGGTGGAGAACGCCAAGCCGGTGCTGGAAGTCAAGACCCGCCGCGTCGGCGGCGCCAACTACCAGGTCCCGGTGGAAGTGAACCCCGATCGCCGCACCTCGCTCGCCATCCGCTGGCTGATCGGTTACAGCCGCGGCCGTGCCGAGAAGGGCATGACCGACAAGCTCAGCAATGAACTGCTCGACGCCGCCAACAATCGCGGCGCCGCGATCAAGAAGAAGGAAGACGTTCACCGCATGGCGGAAGCCAACAAGGCCTTCGCTCATTATCGTTGGTGA
- the ribH gene encoding 6,7-dimethyl-8-ribityllumazine synthase, protein MPAGAGRLTVFSYKENWRAANTREGKLDATGLRFAIVVGRFNAFITERLLAGAQDALHRLGADAQNIAIVRVPGSFEIPAAARMLAKTGKHDAIICLGCLIRGETAHYEVIANEVTRGIGQSAQETGVPHAFGVLTCDTLEQAIDRAGLKAGNKGCDAALAAVEMAQLKSSVGSLQSSASAALPIGKRPASNRKAKRKQASRRHARRK, encoded by the coding sequence ATGCCCGCGGGCGCCGGCCGCCTTACGGTCTTTTCGTATAAGGAAAACTGGCGCGCCGCCAACACGCGCGAAGGCAAACTGGACGCAACCGGCCTGCGCTTCGCGATTGTTGTCGGCCGGTTCAACGCGTTCATCACCGAGCGTCTGCTCGCCGGGGCGCAGGACGCGCTGCACCGTCTGGGAGCGGATGCGCAGAACATCGCCATCGTTCGCGTTCCCGGCTCGTTTGAAATTCCTGCGGCGGCGCGGATGCTGGCGAAAACCGGGAAACACGACGCCATCATCTGTCTCGGCTGCCTGATCCGCGGCGAGACGGCGCATTACGAAGTCATTGCCAACGAGGTCACGCGCGGCATCGGACAGTCGGCGCAGGAAACCGGCGTGCCGCATGCGTTTGGCGTTCTGACTTGCGACACGCTGGAGCAGGCGATTGACCGCGCCGGACTGAAAGCCGGCAACAAGGGCTGCGACGCCGCCTTGGCTGCGGTGGAGATGGCGCAACTGAAGTCTTCAGTCGGCAGTCTTCAGTCGTCAGCCAGTGCTGCGCTGCCGATAGGCAAGCGCCCTGCATCCAATCGCAAGGCGAAAAGGAAACAGGCAAGCCGGAGGCACGCGCGACGAAAGTAG
- the fusA gene encoding elongation factor G, translating to MARLVPLDRCRNIGIMAHIDAGKTTTTERVLFYTGRTHRIGEVHEGTATMDWMEQEQERGITITSAATTCTWRDERINIIDTPGHVDFTAEVERSLRVLDGAVAVFDAVHGVEPQSETVWRQADKYGVPRICFINKMDKTGADFERAVETIRKRLNARPVAIQLPIGSESNFKGVIDLFEMKAIVWLEETLGAKFEIQDIPENLKKKANAFHSQLVETIVENDDDLLHKYMEGEIITADELKKSLRKSVIGLKLFPVLCGSAFKNKGVQPMLDSVVDFLPSPADIPPVKGMDPNTGKEVERAPDDNAPLAALAFKIMTDPFVGQLAFIRIYSGQLKTGDSIWLPAKNKRERIGRLLKMHANKREEISEIYAGDICACVGLRTITTGDTICDETSPIVLESIVFPAPVIAVAVEPKTKADQEKMGVALGRLAQEDPTFKVNTDPDSGQTIISGMGELHLEIIIDRMMREFKVEANVGKPQVAYRETIRKPSQAEGKFIRQTGGRGQYGHVKIKLEPNPGKGYEFENEIVGGSVPKEFIKPVDHGIKEALEGGILAGYPMVDVKAILYDGSYHDVDSSEMAFKIAGSMAFKEAARRATPVLLEPVMSVEVVVPEDFMSAIIGDLNSRRGRIEGMEHRAGSQVIKAMVPLSEMFGYATQMRSNTQGRATFSMHFSRYEEVPRSVSDEIIARVQGRAVNR from the coding sequence ATGGCTAGACTGGTTCCATTAGATCGTTGCCGCAACATCGGCATCATGGCGCATATCGACGCCGGCAAGACCACGACGACGGAGCGCGTCCTGTTCTATACAGGCCGCACCCACCGCATCGGCGAGGTCCACGAAGGCACCGCCACGATGGACTGGATGGAGCAGGAGCAGGAGCGCGGGATCACCATCACCAGCGCCGCTACCACCTGCACCTGGCGCGATGAGCGGATCAACATCATTGACACGCCCGGCCACGTGGACTTCACGGCCGAGGTGGAGCGATCGCTGCGCGTGCTCGACGGCGCGGTCGCCGTGTTCGACGCTGTGCATGGCGTCGAGCCGCAATCGGAGACGGTCTGGCGCCAGGCCGACAAGTACGGTGTCCCGCGCATTTGCTTCATCAACAAAATGGACAAGACCGGCGCTGATTTCGAGCGCGCCGTCGAGACCATCCGCAAGCGCCTCAACGCCCGTCCGGTCGCCATCCAGCTTCCCATCGGCAGCGAATCCAATTTCAAAGGCGTCATTGATCTCTTCGAAATGAAGGCCATCGTATGGCTGGAAGAGACCCTGGGCGCCAAGTTCGAAATCCAGGACATCCCCGAGAACCTGAAGAAGAAGGCCAACGCGTTCCACAGCCAGTTGGTGGAGACCATCGTCGAGAACGACGACGACCTCCTCCACAAATACATGGAAGGCGAGATCATCACGGCGGACGAGCTCAAGAAGTCGCTGCGCAAGAGCGTGATCGGCCTGAAGCTGTTCCCGGTGCTGTGCGGCTCGGCCTTCAAGAACAAGGGCGTGCAGCCCATGTTGGACTCGGTGGTGGATTTCCTGCCCTCCCCGGCCGATATCCCGCCGGTCAAGGGCATGGATCCCAACACCGGCAAAGAAGTGGAGCGCGCCCCCGACGACAACGCCCCGCTGGCTGCGCTGGCATTCAAGATCATGACCGACCCGTTTGTCGGCCAGTTGGCATTCATCCGCATCTACTCCGGCCAGCTCAAGACCGGGGACAGCATCTGGCTGCCGGCCAAGAACAAGCGAGAGCGCATCGGCCGCCTGCTGAAGATGCACGCCAACAAGCGTGAGGAGATCAGCGAAATCTACGCCGGCGACATCTGCGCCTGCGTTGGGCTGCGCACCATCACCACCGGCGACACCATCTGCGACGAGACCAGCCCCATCGTGCTGGAATCGATCGTATTCCCGGCGCCGGTGATCGCGGTCGCGGTCGAACCCAAAACCAAGGCCGACCAGGAAAAGATGGGCGTCGCGCTCGGGCGCCTGGCGCAGGAAGATCCGACCTTCAAGGTCAACACCGATCCCGACAGCGGCCAGACCATCATCAGCGGCATGGGCGAGCTGCACCTGGAAATCATCATTGACCGCATGATGCGCGAGTTTAAGGTGGAGGCCAACGTCGGCAAGCCGCAGGTCGCCTACCGCGAGACCATCCGCAAGCCGTCGCAGGCGGAGGGCAAGTTCATCCGCCAGACCGGCGGGCGCGGCCAGTACGGGCACGTCAAGATCAAGCTCGAACCCAACCCGGGCAAGGGTTACGAATTCGAGAACGAAATCGTCGGCGGCTCGGTGCCCAAGGAATTCATCAAGCCGGTGGACCACGGGATCAAGGAAGCTCTGGAAGGCGGCATCCTGGCGGGCTACCCGATGGTGGACGTCAAGGCCATCCTCTACGACGGCAGCTACCACGACGTGGATTCCAGCGAAATGGCCTTCAAGATCGCCGGCTCCATGGCGTTCAAGGAAGCCGCGCGCCGGGCCACGCCGGTGCTGCTGGAGCCGGTGATGTCGGTCGAGGTCGTGGTGCCGGAAGATTTCATGAGCGCCATCATCGGCGACCTGAACTCCCGCCGCGGCCGCATCGAGGGCATGGAACACCGCGCCGGATCGCAGGTCATCAAGGCGATGGTGCCGCTGAGCGAAATGTTCGGCTACGCCACGCAGATGCGCTCCAACACCCAGGGCCGCGCGACTTTCTCGATGCATTTTTCGCGTTACGAAGAGGTGCCGCGCTCGGTGTCGGACGAAATTATCGCCCGGGTGCAGGGCAGGGCAGTGAACAGGTAA
- a CDS encoding diguanylate cyclase, producing the protein MPDISRRLERAEKHLQKGRQDAALEEYLGALQEDPGNDVVRQTVADLYVALGHASEAAKHLSTLFDHHSMIGDTVKAVSTYKKLVRVGAPSVDQTFKYGQLVEKSNRHDAMEAYKAALHGFDSQKRKQEALAVLKRVIALDPSEEHYKQEGELAAELGDGKTAAVAFHCVGMFEAKAGADPLPWYQRAHQMDSRSPDVALSYGKALHAAGLVQPAITVLEPFATADKSRIEDREAYADALVAAKRLVEAEPLIWELFERDPKEVGEVGELIAALLDEDHQAHALELAHKLEVHQLKSGNQREFVALMKDIADKHRAGIEFLEYMVEVYNASNREHDYCGTLLKLFELYYATGTFIKAADCLDRAAEVDAYEPGHQRRLEMLHGKIDSNHYNAIASRFTSVLKLEEAESDTPETPEGETTVLEDLMLQAEIFLQYSMRAKAVERLERIHKLFPHEEEKIEKLNELYLSAGFTPHYRPEPAPAPATQPAPATAVSSPAPAAAIEGAVDNFARITEITRNIYRQGSVKGVLFTAVNEIGRHWNASRCIAGLCTPGKPPSAALEYCTPGVKPADVMAVVKLVMSCLALSVRHGTVMLLNVPKAPEMDSIREHIQGLEIESLLAVPLMDGDEFAGILILEQCGAPRNWRPTDEAVLKTIAEQMILAVNNARLRSLVKTLAITDERSGLLKRSSYVDVLLSEVKRCLEQSSTCCIMLMHFGKTSSLIKEYGEAAVETLVQQLGQVINGHIRQADVAVRYDLTTIALLLADTGEKNAFFVVDKLRKVLANVHLPGKSTPPSMTVGIAEAVMQARFDSVDIVCELINRAERALEAAKSGGANTVKALANVLDADAVTA; encoded by the coding sequence ATGCCGGACATCAGCCGACGCCTCGAGCGTGCCGAGAAGCACCTGCAAAAAGGCAGGCAGGATGCCGCTTTGGAGGAATACCTCGGCGCCCTCCAGGAAGACCCCGGCAACGATGTGGTGCGGCAGACGGTGGCCGACCTGTACGTGGCGCTGGGCCACGCGAGCGAAGCCGCGAAACACCTCTCGACCCTCTTCGACCATCATTCGATGATCGGTGACACCGTCAAGGCTGTCTCCACTTACAAGAAGCTGGTGCGGGTGGGCGCGCCGTCGGTGGACCAGACATTCAAGTACGGGCAACTGGTGGAGAAGTCCAACCGTCACGACGCCATGGAGGCCTACAAGGCGGCGCTGCACGGGTTTGATTCGCAAAAGAGAAAACAGGAAGCGCTCGCGGTCTTAAAGCGGGTGATCGCGCTCGACCCTAGCGAGGAACACTACAAGCAAGAAGGAGAACTCGCGGCCGAGTTGGGCGACGGCAAGACGGCGGCCGTGGCCTTTCATTGTGTTGGGATGTTTGAAGCCAAAGCCGGCGCCGATCCGCTTCCCTGGTATCAGCGCGCGCACCAGATGGATTCGCGCAGTCCTGACGTGGCGCTCTCCTACGGAAAGGCGCTGCACGCCGCCGGGCTGGTCCAGCCGGCCATCACCGTGCTGGAGCCGTTCGCCACCGCCGACAAGAGCCGGATCGAGGACCGCGAGGCCTATGCCGACGCCCTGGTCGCCGCCAAGCGGCTGGTGGAGGCCGAGCCGCTGATCTGGGAACTGTTCGAGCGCGATCCCAAGGAAGTCGGCGAGGTCGGCGAGCTGATCGCCGCGCTGCTCGACGAAGACCACCAGGCGCACGCGCTGGAGTTGGCGCACAAACTCGAGGTCCACCAGCTCAAAAGCGGCAACCAGCGCGAATTCGTTGCGCTGATGAAGGACATTGCCGACAAGCATCGCGCCGGGATCGAGTTCCTGGAATACATGGTCGAGGTGTACAACGCCTCCAACCGCGAGCACGATTACTGCGGAACGCTGCTCAAGCTGTTCGAGCTCTATTACGCGACCGGGACTTTCATCAAGGCTGCCGACTGCCTGGACCGCGCCGCCGAGGTGGACGCCTACGAGCCCGGCCACCAGCGGCGCCTGGAGATGCTGCACGGCAAGATTGATAGCAATCATTACAACGCCATCGCGTCGCGGTTTACCTCGGTGCTGAAGCTGGAGGAGGCCGAGAGCGACACGCCCGAAACGCCCGAGGGCGAAACCACCGTCCTGGAAGACCTGATGCTGCAGGCGGAGATCTTCCTGCAGTACTCGATGCGAGCCAAGGCGGTGGAACGGCTGGAACGCATCCACAAGCTGTTTCCGCACGAAGAAGAGAAGATCGAAAAGCTGAACGAGCTGTACCTGAGCGCCGGCTTCACGCCGCATTACAGGCCCGAACCGGCCCCGGCGCCCGCCACCCAGCCCGCGCCGGCGACCGCGGTTTCATCACCCGCGCCGGCCGCCGCAATTGAAGGCGCGGTGGACAATTTCGCGCGCATCACCGAGATCACCCGGAACATTTACCGCCAGGGCAGCGTTAAGGGCGTGCTGTTCACCGCGGTCAACGAAATCGGGCGGCACTGGAATGCCAGCCGCTGCATCGCTGGGCTGTGCACGCCGGGCAAGCCGCCATCGGCGGCGCTGGAATACTGCACCCCGGGCGTGAAGCCGGCCGACGTCATGGCGGTGGTCAAGCTGGTCATGAGCTGCCTCGCGCTTTCGGTGCGGCATGGCACGGTCATGCTGCTCAACGTGCCCAAGGCGCCGGAAATGGATTCTATCCGCGAACACATCCAAGGTCTGGAGATCGAATCCCTTCTGGCCGTGCCGCTGATGGATGGCGATGAGTTTGCCGGCATCCTGATCCTGGAGCAGTGCGGCGCGCCGCGCAACTGGCGCCCCACCGACGAAGCCGTGCTCAAGACCATCGCCGAGCAGATGATCCTGGCGGTCAACAACGCCCGCCTGCGCAGCCTGGTCAAGACCCTCGCCATCACCGACGAGCGTTCCGGATTGCTCAAGCGCTCCTCCTACGTTGACGTGCTGCTGTCGGAGGTGAAGCGCTGCCTGGAGCAGAGCTCGACCTGCTGCATCATGCTCATGCACTTCGGCAAGACCTCGTCGCTGATCAAGGAGTACGGCGAAGCGGCGGTGGAAACGCTGGTTCAGCAGCTCGGGCAGGTGATCAACGGTCACATCCGCCAGGCCGACGTGGCGGTGCGTTACGATCTCACCACCATCGCGCTGCTGCTGGCCGACACCGGCGAGAAGAACGCGTTCTTTGTCGTGGACAAGCTCCGCAAGGTGCTGGCCAATGTCCATCTCCCGGGTAAATCCACGCCGCCGTCGATGACTGTCGGAATTGCCGAAGCCGTCATGCAGGCGCGCTTCGATTCGGTGGACATCGTCTGCGAGCTGATCAACCGCGCCGAACGCGCCCTGGAAGCAGCCAAGTCCGGGGGCGCGAACACCGTCAAGGCGCTCGCCAACGTGCTCGATGCCGACGCGGTTACAGCGTAA
- a CDS encoding enoyl-CoA hydratase/isomerase family protein codes for MASSAVPSSFANILFEKKNSIAYVTINRPKVLNALNMATMEELRAVFHAIKADDAIRVVILTGAGEKAFIAGADLNELAKHNAVEGKAYTHKGQSVLNLIENLGKPVIACINGFALGGGCELAMACTMRLASDNAKLGQPEVHLGIIPGYGGTQRLPRLVGKGIAMQLVLSGEMITAAEAHRIGLVNEVVPQPELIARAEAIAQKIIANAPLAVQYAIEAINKGMEMTLQEGLYLEATLFGVCCATEDKTEGTKAFLEKRAPNFKGK; via the coding sequence ATGGCCTCTTCTGCAGTTCCAAGTTCGTTCGCGAACATCCTTTTCGAAAAGAAAAACTCCATTGCCTACGTCACCATCAACCGGCCGAAGGTTCTTAACGCGCTCAACATGGCGACCATGGAAGAGCTGCGCGCGGTGTTCCACGCCATCAAGGCCGACGATGCCATCCGCGTCGTCATCCTGACGGGCGCGGGCGAAAAAGCCTTTATTGCTGGCGCCGATCTCAACGAGCTTGCCAAGCACAACGCGGTCGAAGGCAAGGCGTACACGCACAAGGGCCAGAGCGTGCTCAACCTGATCGAGAACCTGGGCAAGCCGGTGATCGCCTGCATCAACGGCTTTGCGCTGGGCGGCGGTTGCGAGCTCGCCATGGCGTGCACCATGCGCCTGGCCAGCGACAACGCCAAGCTCGGACAGCCCGAGGTCCACCTCGGCATCATTCCCGGCTACGGCGGGACACAGCGCCTGCCGCGGCTGGTCGGCAAGGGTATTGCCATGCAGTTGGTGCTCTCCGGCGAAATGATCACCGCCGCCGAAGCGCACCGCATCGGGCTGGTCAATGAAGTGGTGCCGCAGCCGGAGCTGATCGCGCGCGCCGAGGCCATCGCGCAGAAGATCATTGCCAACGCCCCGCTCGCCGTGCAGTACGCCATCGAGGCGATCAACAAGGGCATGGAGATGACGCTGCAGGAAGGCCTGTACCTGGAAGCCACGCTGTTTGGCGTCTGCTGCGCGACGGAAGACAAGACCGAAGGCACGAAGGCGTTCCTGGAAAAGCGCGCGCCGAACTTTAAAGGAAAATAG